The DNA segment CTCCTGATAAACCGATTATACTAATTGTTGGAGGAAGTCAGGGAAGCCGCAGGATCAACAAAGATTTCTTTGAAGCGGCTATTTTGCTTAAAGAAAGCCTTGATTTTCAAATTATCCATATTTCCGGGAAAAAAGACTATGAAGACCTGAAAGCGAGCTATGAGCGTTCGGGGATGCATTTTTGCCTTTTTGATTTTCTCGATGAGATCGATTTAGCGTATATGGCAAGCGACCTGGTTATTTGCCGGGCCGGGGCGATGACGATCAATGAAGTTGCTCTTTTTAGGCTCCCGGCGGTCCTTATTCCTTATCCGTTTGCCGGCGGCCATCAAAAAGAAAATGCCAAAGTTCTTTGCCGGGCACAAATAGCGCAAATGATCGAAGAGCATGAATTAACGCCTGAGCGCTTAAGAGCGGTTATCCTAGAGTTGCTGACAAGAAGAATAAAGAAAGAGGAAATTGCATTGCGGGCAGAGAAATTCTTTTATGCGGATAGCGCCATTCGCTTAGCCAACGAGATAGAGTTAATTAAAGAATGAACATAAAAGTTTTGATCATCTCGGCCGCGATCTTCTTTGGATTTTCTGCCGCGGCTTTTTCCGATAATAATTGGCAGGAGTACCGTTGCCAGCATTTCATTATTTATTACAAGGATGTTCCGCAGGATTTCTTGAAAAGTGTGGAAGAGATGGCGGAATATTATTATCAGGAGATCACAAAGAATTTAGGATTTATTCGTTATGAAAATTGGTCGTGGGATAAGAGAGCAAAGATTTATATTTATAATGACGCGCAAAACTACATTGATGAGGGAAGGCAAGCCGGCTGGTCGCATGGCTCGGCGTCGTTTAGCGAGAAGATCATCCGCACATTTCCGACAGCTGCCGGATTTTTTGATTCAACTCTTCCGCACGAACTAGGGCATATTATTTTCAGGGAATTTGTTGGTTTTAAAGCCGATGTTCCTTTGTGGATGGATGAGGGGATAGCGATGTATCAAGAAAAAGCGAAGCGTTGGGGCGTTAATGATTTTGTCAGAAAAGCGATCGAAGAAAAAAGATTTGTTTCTTTAAAAGAACTTTCAGAAATGCAGCTAAATTCTAATACGGACCGAGACACGATCGATCTTTTTTATGCTGAGTCGGCGAGCGTTGTTTATTACTTGATCACCGAGGCGGGTGAATATAAATTTGTTAATTTCTGCCGGGCCTTAAAAGAAGGCAGACGTTTTAATGATGCCCTTAGATCTGTTTATATGCGCTTTAAGGATCTGGAAGAGCTAAATAAGGCGTGGGTAACGTATCTTAATAACTAAAATGAAACATTACCATTTTATTGGAATTGGCGGCGTTGGAATGGGGGCTATTGCCTTGCTGTTGGTTGGCAAAGGCGAAAAAGTCAGCGGTTCTGACTTAAAGGAAAGCCCACTGACCTTAAGGCTTCGCGAAAGCGGGGCGCAAGTTTTCTTAGAGCACGATGCAAAACATGTGCAACATCCGGATTTTGTCATTTACTCGTCAGCCATTGATGAGAATAATCCGGAGCTTGTCGCCGCGAAGCAGAAGAATATTCCAATTTTAAAACGCGCCCAGATGCTGGCGATCTTAATGAAAGATAAAAGATCTGTTACGGTTGGCGGCGCTCACGGAAAAACGACCACAACATCAATGATCGCTAATTTGCTGATCAATGCAGGGCTGCATCCTACCACGGCTGTCGGCGGAATTATCAACGGAACGACGAATAATGCCAGCCTCGGTGACGGGGAGTATTTTGTGGCCGAGGTTGATGAAAGCGACGGCTCCTTTCTGTATTTTGATCCATTTTATTCCGTGATCACGAACATTGATTTTGAACACGTTGATTATTATCACAATTGGGAAAATATTCTGCGTGCCTATCAAGAGTTTGTGATGCGTACACAGCCCGGCGGCCATCTTTTTATCTGCGGGGAAGATGAGCGCCTGGTGAAGATCTTAAAAGAAAGCGGCCGCGTTTTTTCAACATATGGTTTCTCGCGTTCCCATGATCTGGCCGCTGAAAATATCCAGTATGGCGGATATTCGTCTCAGTTTGATTGTTTTACCAAAGATAAAAAGATCGGTTCTGTGCATCTTAAGGTTCCAGGAAAACATAATGTTTTAAATGCCTTGGCTTGTATCGGTGTAGGGTTAAAGCTTGGAATTGATTTTTCTCTGATTCGAAAAAGCCTCGATGAGTTTAGCGGTGTCCAGCGGCGTATGCAGCTTAAAGCTGATGCTGGCAATATTCTTGTACTGGATGATTATGGGCATCATCCAACCGAAATTGCGGCAACGATGGAAGCCGCAAAGTCTTTTGGAAAAAAACGCCTGATCGTCGTTTTTCAGCCGCATCGCTATACGCGGACTAAATTCCTTATGGAAGAATTTGTTAAAGCATTAGGCGCGTGCGACCATCTCGTATTGACGGATATTTATGCGGCGAGTGAAAAACCCATGGAAGGGGTTAATTCTCAAGTTCTGTTTGATAAAATAAGGTCAAATGGGCGGTCTGCGGTGTATTTGAAAAAGGATGAAATAGCTTCCTATCTTATTAATTTTGTTGAGCCCGGTGACTTGGTCTTAACTGTCGGCGCCGGAGATATCGGGCGTATTTCAGAAGATTTCTCGCAAAAACTTAAAACGGTAAAGAAAGAGTGCATTCATAATGCCTGAAGTTAGTTCTGCCGCGCTAGGCCGGATCGGTGTTTTGATGGGAGGATATTCGTCCGAGAGAGAAATATCTCTTAGGTCCGGACGAGCTATTCTGGAAGCTTTAAAGAATTCCGGCTGTTCGGTCGAGGGAATTGACATTGCCTCTCA comes from the Candidatus Omnitrophota bacterium genome and includes:
- the murG gene encoding undecaprenyldiphospho-muramoylpentapeptide beta-N-acetylglucosaminyltransferase — its product is MKIIIATGGSGGHVFPALSVAIELRSRGHEIVFLGTPGLAAEKIEKNNFRFVGLCAKGIAYRSLASFFVSINCMLTATGQALRFLKEFKPDVVAGFGGYGAFPTVAAAFLLRCPTLIHEQNVVPGKANYLLSKFSKRVAVSFAESRRYFNQKKVVLTGCPCRKKPNELPREEILRKFNLSPDKPIILIVGGSQGSRRINKDFFEAAILLKESLDFQIIHISGKKDYEDLKASYERSGMHFCLFDFLDEIDLAYMASDLVICRAGAMTINEVALFRLPAVLIPYPFAGGHQKENAKVLCRAQIAQMIEEHELTPERLRAVILELLTRRIKKEEIALRAEKFFYADSAIRLANEIELIKE
- a CDS encoding peptidase MA family metallohydrolase, whose translation is MNIKVLIISAAIFFGFSAAAFSDNNWQEYRCQHFIIYYKDVPQDFLKSVEEMAEYYYQEITKNLGFIRYENWSWDKRAKIYIYNDAQNYIDEGRQAGWSHGSASFSEKIIRTFPTAAGFFDSTLPHELGHIIFREFVGFKADVPLWMDEGIAMYQEKAKRWGVNDFVRKAIEEKRFVSLKELSEMQLNSNTDRDTIDLFYAESASVVYYLITEAGEYKFVNFCRALKEGRRFNDALRSVYMRFKDLEELNKAWVTYLNN
- the murC gene encoding UDP-N-acetylmuramate--L-alanine ligase; translated protein: MKHYHFIGIGGVGMGAIALLLVGKGEKVSGSDLKESPLTLRLRESGAQVFLEHDAKHVQHPDFVIYSSAIDENNPELVAAKQKNIPILKRAQMLAILMKDKRSVTVGGAHGKTTTTSMIANLLINAGLHPTTAVGGIINGTTNNASLGDGEYFVAEVDESDGSFLYFDPFYSVITNIDFEHVDYYHNWENILRAYQEFVMRTQPGGHLFICGEDERLVKILKESGRVFSTYGFSRSHDLAAENIQYGGYSSQFDCFTKDKKIGSVHLKVPGKHNVLNALACIGVGLKLGIDFSLIRKSLDEFSGVQRRMQLKADAGNILVLDDYGHHPTEIAATMEAAKSFGKKRLIVVFQPHRYTRTKFLMEEFVKALGACDHLVLTDIYAASEKPMEGVNSQVLFDKIRSNGRSAVYLKKDEIASYLINFVEPGDLVLTVGAGDIGRISEDFSQKLKTVKKECIHNA